In one window of Mus pahari chromosome 3, PAHARI_EIJ_v1.1, whole genome shotgun sequence DNA:
- the Src gene encoding proto-oncogene tyrosine-protein kinase Src isoform X1, with translation MGSNKSKPKDASQRRRSLEPAENVHGAGGAFPASQTPSKPASADGHRGPNAAFAPPAAEPKLFGGFNSSDTVTSPQRAGPLAGGVTTFVALYDYESRTETDLSFKKGERLQIVNNTRKVDVREGDWWLAHSLSTGQTGYIPSNYVAPSDSIQAEEWYFGKITRRESERLLLNAENPRGTFLVRESETTKGAYCLSVSDFDNAKGLNVKHYKIRKLDSGGFYITSRTQFNSLQQLVAYYSKHADGLCHRLTTVCPTSKPQTQGLAKDAWEIPRESLRLEVKLGQGCFGEVWMGTWNGTTRVAIKTLKPGTMSPEAFLQEAQVMKKLRHEKLVQLYAVVSEEPIYIVTEYMNKGSLLDFLKGETGKYLRLPQLVDMSAQIASGMAYVERMNYVHRDLRAANILVGENLVCKVADFGLARLIEDNEYTARQGAKFPIKWTAPEAALYGRFTIKSDVWSFGILLTELTTKGRVPYPGMVNREVLDQVERGYRMPCPPECPESLHDLMCQCWRKEPEERPTFEYLQAFLEDYFTSTEPQYQPGENL, from the exons ATGGGCAGCAACAAGAGCAAGCCCAAGGACGCCAGCCAGCGGCGCCGCAGCCTGGAGCCCGCGGAAAACGTGCACGGGGCAGGGGGCGCCTTCCCGGCCTCACAGACACCAAGCAAGCCCGCCTCCGCCGACGGCCACCGCGGGCCCAACGCCGCCTTCGCGCCGCCCGCGGCAGAGCCCAAGCTCTTTGGAGGCTTCAACTCCTCGGACACCGTCACCTCCCCGCAGAGGGCCGGGCCTCTGGCAG GTGGGGTGACCACCTTTGTGGCCCTCTATGACTATGAGTCACGGACAGAGACTGACCTGTCCTTCAAGAAAGGGGAGCGGCTGCAGATTGTCAATAACAC GAGGAAGGTGGATGTCAG AGAGGGGGACTGGTGGCTGGCACACTCACTGAGCACGGGACAGACCGGTTACATCCCCAGCAACTATGTGGCGCCCTCCGACTCCATCCAAGCCGAGGA GTGGTACTTTGGCAAGATCACTAGAAGGGAATCAGAGCGGCTACTGCTCAACGCCGAGAACCCGAGAGGGACCTTCCTCGTGAGGGAGAGTGAGACCACAAAAG GTGCCTACTGCCTCTCCGTATCCGACTTCGACAATGCCAAGGGCCTAAATGTGAAACACTACAAGATCCGAAAGCTGGACAGCGGCGGGTTCTACATCACCTCCCGCACCCAGTTCAACAGCCTACAGCAGCTCGTGGCTTACTACTCCA aaCATGCTGATGGCCTGTGTCACCGCCTCACTACTGTCTGTCCCACATCCAAGCCTCAGACCCAGGGCCTGGCCAAGGATGCGTGGGAGATCCCCCGGGAGTCCCTGCGGCTGGAGGTCAAGCTGGGCCAGGGTTGCTTTGGAGAGGTGTGGATGG GGACCTGGAACGGCACCACGAGGGTTGCCATAAAAACCCTGAAGCCAGGTACCATGTCCCCAGAGGCCTTCCTGCAGGAGGCCCAAgtcatgaagaaactgaggcacgagAAGCTGGTGCAGCTGTATGCCGTGGTGTCAGAAGAACCCATTTACATTGTGACAGAGTACATGAACAAGG GGAGTCTTCTGGACTTTCTCAAGGGGGAAACTGGCAAATACTTGCGGCTACCCCAGCTGGTGGACATGTCTGCTCAG ATCGCTTCAGGCATGGCCTATGTGGAGCGGATGAACTATGTGCACCGGGACCTCCGAGCTGCCAATATCCTAGTGGGGGAGAACCTGGTGTGCAAAGTGGCCGACTTTGGGCTGGCCCGGCTCATAGAAGACAACGAATACACAGCCCGGCAAG GTGCCAAATTCCCCATCAAGTGGACCGCCCCTGAAGCTGCTCTGTACGGCAGGTTCACCATCAAGTCGGATGTGTGGTCCTTTGGTATCCTGCTGACAGAGCTCACCACTAAGGGAAGAGTGCCCTATCCTG GGATGGTGAACCGTGAGGTTCTGGACCAGGTGGAGCGGGGCTACCGGATGCCTTGTCCCCCTGAGTGCCCTGAGTCCCTGCATGACCTCATGTGCCAGTGCTGGCGGAAGGAGCCCGAGGAGCGGCCCACCTTCGAGTACCTGCAGGCCTTCCTGGAAGACTACTTTACGTCCACTGAGCCGCAGTACCAGCCCGGGGAGAACTTATAG
- the Src gene encoding proto-oncogene tyrosine-protein kinase Src isoform X2 yields the protein MGSNKSKPKDASQRRRSLEPAENVHGAGGAFPASQTPSKPASADGHRGPNAAFAPPAAEPKLFGGFNSSDTVTSPQRAGPLAGGVTTFVALYDYESRTETDLSFKKGERLQIVNNTEGDWWLAHSLSTGQTGYIPSNYVAPSDSIQAEEWYFGKITRRESERLLLNAENPRGTFLVRESETTKGAYCLSVSDFDNAKGLNVKHYKIRKLDSGGFYITSRTQFNSLQQLVAYYSKHADGLCHRLTTVCPTSKPQTQGLAKDAWEIPRESLRLEVKLGQGCFGEVWMGTWNGTTRVAIKTLKPGTMSPEAFLQEAQVMKKLRHEKLVQLYAVVSEEPIYIVTEYMNKGSLLDFLKGETGKYLRLPQLVDMSAQIASGMAYVERMNYVHRDLRAANILVGENLVCKVADFGLARLIEDNEYTARQGAKFPIKWTAPEAALYGRFTIKSDVWSFGILLTELTTKGRVPYPGMVNREVLDQVERGYRMPCPPECPESLHDLMCQCWRKEPEERPTFEYLQAFLEDYFTSTEPQYQPGENL from the exons ATGGGCAGCAACAAGAGCAAGCCCAAGGACGCCAGCCAGCGGCGCCGCAGCCTGGAGCCCGCGGAAAACGTGCACGGGGCAGGGGGCGCCTTCCCGGCCTCACAGACACCAAGCAAGCCCGCCTCCGCCGACGGCCACCGCGGGCCCAACGCCGCCTTCGCGCCGCCCGCGGCAGAGCCCAAGCTCTTTGGAGGCTTCAACTCCTCGGACACCGTCACCTCCCCGCAGAGGGCCGGGCCTCTGGCAG GTGGGGTGACCACCTTTGTGGCCCTCTATGACTATGAGTCACGGACAGAGACTGACCTGTCCTTCAAGAAAGGGGAGCGGCTGCAGATTGTCAATAACAC AGAGGGGGACTGGTGGCTGGCACACTCACTGAGCACGGGACAGACCGGTTACATCCCCAGCAACTATGTGGCGCCCTCCGACTCCATCCAAGCCGAGGA GTGGTACTTTGGCAAGATCACTAGAAGGGAATCAGAGCGGCTACTGCTCAACGCCGAGAACCCGAGAGGGACCTTCCTCGTGAGGGAGAGTGAGACCACAAAAG GTGCCTACTGCCTCTCCGTATCCGACTTCGACAATGCCAAGGGCCTAAATGTGAAACACTACAAGATCCGAAAGCTGGACAGCGGCGGGTTCTACATCACCTCCCGCACCCAGTTCAACAGCCTACAGCAGCTCGTGGCTTACTACTCCA aaCATGCTGATGGCCTGTGTCACCGCCTCACTACTGTCTGTCCCACATCCAAGCCTCAGACCCAGGGCCTGGCCAAGGATGCGTGGGAGATCCCCCGGGAGTCCCTGCGGCTGGAGGTCAAGCTGGGCCAGGGTTGCTTTGGAGAGGTGTGGATGG GGACCTGGAACGGCACCACGAGGGTTGCCATAAAAACCCTGAAGCCAGGTACCATGTCCCCAGAGGCCTTCCTGCAGGAGGCCCAAgtcatgaagaaactgaggcacgagAAGCTGGTGCAGCTGTATGCCGTGGTGTCAGAAGAACCCATTTACATTGTGACAGAGTACATGAACAAGG GGAGTCTTCTGGACTTTCTCAAGGGGGAAACTGGCAAATACTTGCGGCTACCCCAGCTGGTGGACATGTCTGCTCAG ATCGCTTCAGGCATGGCCTATGTGGAGCGGATGAACTATGTGCACCGGGACCTCCGAGCTGCCAATATCCTAGTGGGGGAGAACCTGGTGTGCAAAGTGGCCGACTTTGGGCTGGCCCGGCTCATAGAAGACAACGAATACACAGCCCGGCAAG GTGCCAAATTCCCCATCAAGTGGACCGCCCCTGAAGCTGCTCTGTACGGCAGGTTCACCATCAAGTCGGATGTGTGGTCCTTTGGTATCCTGCTGACAGAGCTCACCACTAAGGGAAGAGTGCCCTATCCTG GGATGGTGAACCGTGAGGTTCTGGACCAGGTGGAGCGGGGCTACCGGATGCCTTGTCCCCCTGAGTGCCCTGAGTCCCTGCATGACCTCATGTGCCAGTGCTGGCGGAAGGAGCCCGAGGAGCGGCCCACCTTCGAGTACCTGCAGGCCTTCCTGGAAGACTACTTTACGTCCACTGAGCCGCAGTACCAGCCCGGGGAGAACTTATAG